In a single window of the Natronorubrum halophilum genome:
- a CDS encoding MaoC family dehydratase encodes MQYYEDIEVGDSQEFGEYHVTKAEIIEFAERYDPQPFHVDADAAEDSAFGELVASGWHTASICMRLLTDGPIQDRASMGARGVDELRWKQPVKPGDTLSIRTEVVNKRVSKSDSRRGYVDSLLEGVNQHGDVVISWIGLGMIERRTAET; translated from the coding sequence ATGCAATACTACGAGGACATCGAGGTCGGCGACAGCCAGGAGTTCGGCGAGTACCACGTCACGAAAGCGGAGATCATCGAGTTCGCCGAGCGGTACGATCCACAGCCGTTCCACGTCGATGCGGACGCGGCCGAGGACTCCGCGTTCGGCGAACTCGTCGCATCCGGCTGGCACACCGCGTCGATCTGTATGCGGCTGCTCACCGACGGTCCGATTCAGGACCGGGCCAGCATGGGTGCCCGCGGTGTGGACGAACTCCGCTGGAAACAACCCGTCAAACCCGGCGATACGCTCTCTATTCGAACCGAAGTCGTGAACAAGCGCGTCTCCAAGAGCGACTCGAGGAGAGGCTACGTCGACAGTCTCCTCGAGGGAGTCAACCAGCACGGAGACGTCGTCATTTCGTGGATCGGACTCGGGATGATCGAACGGCGAACCGCCGAGACGTAG
- a CDS encoding ABC transporter ATP-binding protein, giving the protein MATDSTPSDRVVSPETVEDPIFEIRNTSVTYNEGKTRVLENVNVSIERNEVLGIVGESGSGKSMFASALLDAIPDPGVLTGQITYNRQDGSSVDLLELSDEELRQFRWEEVSMVFQGAMSSFNPTMKVGAHFTETLKAHDKNVPEGLEFARELLENLYLEPERVLDAYPHELSGGMQQRALIALSMVLDPEVLVMDEPTAALDLLMQRSILTLLDDLQSEYDLTIVFITHDLPLVASLADRMAIIYAFQFAEIGPRDDIIGNSAHPYTRKLLNATPNIDAPLGEMQPIPGEGPAPVNLPSGCRFEPRCPLATEECRTNDPPLATVDGDDTAHRSACHHREQAREEIELNFGKTSDDFEDTAPAEPAEPAARTRHEEPVGTPLLSLTDVEVHFEEQQGLLERFTEDPRVVRAVDGVSLDIEEQDLVCLLGESGCGKTTLGKTMIGLQQPTGGSIEYRGQDIWEAKEGGGEIPYDDIRSALQIIHQDPGSALNPNRRIVNILTEPLRHTHPNINQTERRSRMHSLLERIGMTPADEFLDRYPHQLSGGEKQRVALARALLMNPDAILADEAISAVDVSLRIEIMDLMLELQEEFETSFLFISHDLSNARYFAEHGDGRIAVMYLGEIVEIGTAERLIHDPRHPYTEVLRWATPDLDLDSTEASEPPLREVDVPNPVDPPSGCRFHTRCPVAREACREEHPTLREVDDADGKAACFREDPNHEYWDSDPLDGAVETREEIAET; this is encoded by the coding sequence ATGGCTACCGACAGCACACCCAGCGATCGAGTCGTATCACCGGAGACCGTCGAAGATCCGATCTTCGAGATCCGAAACACGAGCGTCACCTACAACGAGGGCAAAACGCGCGTCCTCGAGAACGTCAACGTCAGCATCGAGCGAAACGAAGTCCTCGGTATCGTCGGCGAGAGCGGGAGCGGCAAGTCGATGTTCGCCTCCGCACTGCTCGATGCCATTCCCGATCCCGGCGTCCTCACTGGGCAGATCACGTACAACCGGCAGGACGGATCGTCGGTCGACCTCCTCGAGTTGAGCGACGAGGAACTCAGACAGTTCCGCTGGGAGGAGGTGTCGATGGTGTTTCAGGGCGCGATGAGTTCGTTCAATCCGACGATGAAGGTCGGGGCTCACTTCACGGAGACGCTCAAGGCCCACGACAAGAACGTCCCGGAGGGACTCGAGTTCGCCCGCGAACTCCTCGAGAACCTCTATCTCGAGCCCGAGCGGGTTCTCGACGCGTATCCCCACGAACTCTCCGGCGGGATGCAACAGCGGGCCTTGATCGCGTTGAGTATGGTCCTGGATCCGGAGGTGCTGGTGATGGACGAGCCGACGGCCGCGCTCGACTTGCTGATGCAGCGGTCGATTCTGACGTTGCTCGACGACTTGCAGAGCGAGTACGATCTGACGATCGTCTTCATCACCCACGACCTGCCGCTGGTCGCGTCGCTCGCCGATCGAATGGCGATCATCTACGCGTTCCAGTTCGCCGAGATCGGGCCGCGCGACGACATCATCGGAAACTCCGCTCACCCGTACACGCGGAAGCTGTTGAACGCGACGCCGAACATCGATGCGCCGCTCGGGGAGATGCAGCCCATCCCGGGCGAAGGTCCCGCTCCGGTGAACCTCCCGTCCGGGTGCCGGTTCGAACCGCGGTGTCCGCTCGCAACGGAAGAGTGTCGGACTAACGATCCGCCGTTAGCCACGGTCGATGGGGACGACACCGCTCACCGGTCGGCGTGTCACCACCGGGAGCAAGCCCGCGAAGAGATCGAGCTCAATTTCGGCAAGACGAGCGACGACTTCGAGGATACCGCTCCCGCCGAACCGGCGGAACCGGCTGCGAGAACACGCCACGAAGAGCCGGTCGGGACGCCGCTCCTCTCGCTCACCGACGTCGAGGTCCACTTCGAGGAGCAACAGGGTCTGCTCGAGCGGTTCACCGAAGACCCCCGCGTCGTCCGAGCGGTCGACGGGGTCTCGCTCGATATCGAAGAACAGGATCTCGTCTGTCTCCTCGGCGAAAGCGGCTGCGGGAAGACGACGCTGGGGAAGACGATGATCGGCCTCCAGCAGCCGACCGGCGGCTCGATCGAGTACCGCGGCCAGGATATCTGGGAGGCGAAAGAAGGTGGCGGCGAGATTCCGTACGACGACATCCGGTCGGCGCTCCAGATCATCCACCAGGATCCGGGGAGCGCGCTTAACCCCAACCGGCGCATCGTCAACATTCTCACGGAGCCGCTGCGGCACACTCATCCGAACATCAACCAGACCGAACGCCGGAGTCGGATGCACTCCCTGCTCGAGCGCATCGGCATGACCCCGGCCGACGAGTTCCTCGATCGGTACCCTCATCAGCTCTCGGGCGGCGAGAAGCAACGCGTTGCCCTCGCTCGCGCATTGCTGATGAATCCGGACGCGATCCTCGCCGACGAGGCTATCAGCGCGGTCGACGTCTCGTTGCGTATCGAGATCATGGACCTGATGTTGGAACTGCAGGAGGAGTTCGAAACCTCGTTCCTCTTCATCTCCCACGACCTCTCGAACGCGCGGTACTTCGCCGAACACGGCGACGGTCGGATCGCCGTGATGTACCTCGGTGAGATCGTCGAGATCGGTACCGCGGAGCGGCTCATTCACGACCCTCGCCATCCGTACACCGAGGTGCTCCGATGGGCGACGCCGGATCTGGACCTCGACTCGACGGAGGCCAGCGAGCCGCCGCTCAGAGAGGTCGACGTTCCTAACCCGGTCGATCCGCCCTCGGGCTGCCGGTTCCACACGCGCTGTCCGGTCGCCCGCGAGGCCTGTCGAGAGGAGCACCCGACGCTTCGAGAGGTCGACGACGCGGACGGGAAGGCCGCGTGCTTCCGCGAGGATCCGAACCACGAGTACTGGGACAGCGATCCCCTCGACGGGGCCGTCGAGACGCGCGAAGAGATCGCGGAAACCTGA
- the msrA gene encoding peptide-methionine (S)-S-oxide reductase MsrA → MGHSDRDVAEPSVLERSANGVPPSETETATFGMGCFWGPDARFGAMEGVVRTRVGYAGGTASDPSYYSLGDHTEVVQVEYDPSELSYDDLLEVCWANHDWASAAPKRQYRSVVLAHDEHQRVAAERHRTALEERTGRSAATDIEPLDRFFLAEDFHQKYELRSTPVVGDELEDRYGNDFVDSTVVARLNGFAAGHGEPTQRNEVLAALELPPMVLSELQRRFC, encoded by the coding sequence ATGGGACACTCGGATCGAGACGTCGCGGAGCCATCGGTGCTCGAACGCAGTGCGAACGGCGTCCCGCCGAGCGAAACGGAGACGGCGACGTTCGGCATGGGCTGTTTCTGGGGTCCCGACGCGCGCTTCGGCGCGATGGAGGGGGTGGTTCGAACCCGCGTCGGCTACGCCGGCGGGACGGCGTCGGATCCGAGTTACTACTCGCTCGGGGACCACACCGAGGTCGTACAGGTCGAGTACGATCCGAGCGAACTGAGCTACGACGATCTGCTCGAGGTCTGCTGGGCGAACCACGACTGGGCGTCCGCGGCACCGAAGCGGCAGTATCGCAGCGTCGTCCTCGCGCACGACGAGCACCAGCGCGTGGCTGCCGAGCGCCATCGAACGGCACTCGAGGAACGGACTGGCCGGTCGGCCGCGACCGATATCGAACCGCTCGACCGATTTTTCCTCGCCGAAGACTTCCACCAGAAGTACGAGCTCCGCTCGACGCCGGTCGTCGGCGACGAACTCGAGGACCGGTACGGGAACGACTTCGTGGACTCGACCGTCGTCGCACGGCTCAACGGCTTCGCGGCCGGCCACGGGGAGCCGACCCAGCGAAACGAGGTGCTGGCAGCGCTGGAACTCCCACCGATGGTGCTCTCGGAACTTCAACGGCGCTTCTGTTGA